In the Pleuronectes platessa chromosome 23, fPlePla1.1, whole genome shotgun sequence genome, AACTTTCAAAAGCTGCTGCTAAGCCGCTGCCAGAAGGAATTTGAGAAAGACAAGGTGGATGATGTGGTgtttgagaggaagcagaaggagctggactctgctgcatCGGTAAGTGTGACGCCGGATCTTTACCGAAACAtcttttagtttctgtttcaactctgttcaagaggtttgtttccttggtTCCATTAGACGGAGCGTGACCGACTTCaggtagagctgcaggtggcCAAGGACATTGCCCGGCGGCGATCCATCAGCAACATAAAGTTCATTGGTGAACTGTTCAAGCTAAAGATGCTAACGGAGGccatcatgcatgactgcgtggtgaAGCTGCTGGGGAACCACGACGAAGATTCCCTGGAGTGTCTCTGCAGGCTGCTCACCACCATCGGCAAGGACTTTGATTTAGCgaaggccaaggtgagctggtggttgtacattttacataaatcttaaatttcttTTATTACGGTTTTAGAAAGGTCTGaggggctacagattgaaaactttgaatataatctacaggataatatgcggctggtttccctttcaaactaaatattaagagaaatgcgttgtttgcagggatgaagatgtgatgagaactttttgtcagcagtgtttttgacattagggCAGCcaaagatcagttcatgtctctgctttcatccaactaagatgttttcttctgcacgtgtcaaataagtgatttagtaggtgattctgatttacaatcccacagcagctgcttacaagtaggttgtggtcGTTTCCTCAGCACGGAAGCTTTACGGCTTTTAcggctgttgatgaaatgttccggttTCTTCTCAggcggtcaggactgttccaagtgataaactggacaattggtcaactctgtagaataatagtatctgcaacctgctgtctggtagattgaatggagacatgctgaacatgaccttcatgtctcaaattaaccgtctctctccctctgtgtctcaccagcctcggaTGGATCACTATTTTAAgcagatggaaaaaatcatcagagaggggaagacgtCTTCACGGACAAGGTTCATGTTGCAGGATACcatagacctgagattggtgagtgggtcttcgtgatttttctttcatttgtacaattgtaaagagtccaagaATCAAATTCTTAAACgtaagatggattttaccagagagatttatttcatcGATCTCTCTGATGACCAGGAACATGATACTATATATTCTGGTcctattctgtttaatgaatatctacactgctgttgttaaggagatctgatgctttttagaaggactgatatagatagatacatagataatgGCGAAGAAATGTTAGAAAATTCTATAGAAACAACGAACAGGGAAAAATGGTTGAAACCTGAGGAATACGTGATaactattgatctttaatgaattcatcagtgtgtccccagtcattagaatattcctctgtgattgactgagcTAAGAcatctgtttaacactacagaatctgtctgattcaggtttgaagtcattgttgttctgtacatttgtttttcttcagcacaaatgGGTGTCAAGAAGAGCCAACCAGGGTCCAAAGACAATTGATCAGATCCACAAGGAGGCAAAgcttgaagaggaagaggagcagagaaaagtgcagcagcaactgtACTTCAAGGACACCAGGAGACGgccaggtcaggcctgcagtctTAATCCTCTTTAAGGTTTAGAATTACATTGGcacagctatagtgactcagGAAGACAGGCTGTAGACTTCCTGTCCCTATAGCCTGCAGAGATGCTATTGtgcccaacagcagacaggaagccccctagctccctcccatctgctagctgacctataatatttcatcttgtaacgcagcatgccactaaaacagtcagaaatgtcactctgtctgccactttcacagccgtttgactccactgtatttactgtgaactaatcttaaacctgtatttccctgtttgtttcttgtttttttgtgtgggtgtgtctccacagatccaagggagcagagagagcagagagagcagagagagcagagagatcagagacagcagatagagcagagggagcagagagagcagagagatcagagacagcagatagagcagagggagcagagagagcagagagatccGCAAGTACAGGGAGAGGAGACCTGGAACACTGTGCCCATGAGGAAGAATGGCAGGACCATCGACCCCAACAAGATCCCAAAGATCTCCAAGGTGAGATGAGCTTTCCGAGGCTACGACACAGATCTTAccattttacctttttcttaccttctactgtgaggtttgtacaaatgcactgctacaggagacatgaagctgctatttactttctgtccctcatagttgatttgctcatatctctacattggaatcacaaaaacaatgacaaacaattaccatgtggtaactggtcgtgttccatggaaacttagGTCATTGTCAGGcgtgacctccgggtaaaatctggagaattggctacagacttcaaacatttaaattactttcctaattttgatttaatgatagtttgatctgagagatttgaaatttgaatttgaattaaagctggaacctaaagcagagtcaggacttGTTAAGTTTCTCTTGTATAATcagaaatatgtaatattttatgattcatacagatattggtaaacaagtttcttagattttctacttattactgataAAAGACTCATAACAGGGGCATTTGTGTCGATTTGTTCCTGCTTCTTCCTCACGCCCACGATTTCACGCCCTCAACTCAGAGTAAATCAAttcaacaatatacataatgatttgtataataagtttaataatgtaaaacaatttcaaaacaagagaagctgaatatagtatattttgtgaaatcagcATTGACCTCTGAGTAGAAACTGATCACAGACAACGTGAAAAGTTGTAAGGCTCATTATTTTGGTCCCTGAtggtctgtttctctttctgcagatgGACGAGAAGATCCAGCTGGGCCCCCGGGCTCAAGTCACATGGGTGAAGGGCAGCGGTGGAGGAGCCAAGGCTAatgactcaggtgaggtcacaccacatgacttttaaaACTGTAACTTACAATATATCCTGTATACAGGGTCAGGTGACGTatcttcctcttaatgactggaccttgactctgatcatccacgatcgttatttttcacttatcttTCTTATGATTTCATCTCTGTAGCAGAACTTTCAAGCACAGCGGTCCTCAACCGCTTCTCGGTGCTGCAGTTCgacccctcacctcaaccctcCACCACTCCTCCACAGAACCCAGACTTCGACGCCGGGACAACTcacggaaggtatgagatgacaacactGTCTGATTTtaaagatcctgttggtgttaggtttctctgaaacatgaggagagtgtctctgcgatcctgatatttatctctcctgctatcaggatatttataactctgattaactagtttccattgacttaaaaaataaatcagttttgttaatagggttttgtttcctctctgtttagggcagtgataataatttgtaataGTTTCCAAATTGGTTAGAAAGCTTTAtgttcatttacactgacatccttcctgactctttgtttatccgTTCAACCAGTCGTAGCCGTACAGAAAAAAAGAGCAGcaacaagccgctgatctctgcacCGAGTGTCACCGAGGTCGAATCTGAGCCAGAGCGTAGCAGAGtccgagagcctggtgagacacacGTGGCTGCCCAACACCGGAGTGACAGGACAataacactgacacattcactctctgccattaatcacactgttgtgactgtggttgtttatttgcatcGACAGTGAAACCTGAGCCTGTCCAGACGATAGAGAAACCTGCTCGGTCAGAGGAGGAGATCGAGAGGAAGTGCAAGTCCATCATCGACGAGTTCCTGCACCTTAAAGATTTCAAGGTGATGAGATCCACTCAACTGATAactgatttttttcatttcaatttcatagaATAAACCTTCTTAAAGGGAAAAATGTAAGTATAAGTCTTGAacatgtgtctttgttttgttgcaggagGCTGTCCAGTGTGTGGTGGAACTTGATCTGGGCTCTCAGTTGCACATCTTCATACGTGTGGGGGTGGAGTCGACTCTGGAGCGCAGTCAGATAACACGGGACCACTTGGGCCAGCTCCTCTTTCAGCTGGCGCAGAAGGGAATCCTGCCCAAACCCCAGTTCTACAAAGGGTCAGTTCCCCTGCTCAGTTCTACTTAAGAGTTTGTTTGAACCCTGTGTTGAGAAAACGATAGTAAATAGATTTATTTGATGTTGTCCAGCCATTTATCTTCCTGTTCATTATTTTCTAAACCTATAGTTATGTTGATACGAGGAAATAGAGAAATCTCTCTTCTAGAATGGActgtttttacatcaaattttttatttagtttaaaagaCCCAAAATGTCTTCTTTACAGTGGCCAATTTCCAGTGTATTTTCGGGTTTTCCTTATGTTCTTACAAATCTATCATCAACTCTCAAACTTTAAGAAACATTACCAAcgattcatttatttctttggggaacatgtaaacattttctGCTTCTAAACTTACTGAATTTAAATTGAGTATAAGAACTCATTTGTTTTTGCTCAATAATTCGATGCTGGTCCTGTTTCGGAGCGGCTCTTTTTCCTAACCACAACGTCCTTGTTTCTTTTCCCAGGTTTGCAGACACGCTGGAGCAAGCGGACGACATGGCCATCGACGTTCCCCACATCTGGCTGTACCTGGCCGAGCTGCTCAGCCCTGTGCTGAAGGAGGGGGGCTTCTCTATGAGAGAGCTCTTTAGGTACGAGACCACAAACGTGTTGACTGTGATGAACTCTGCTCTAAACTAAGCTGTGTATGAAGTAAAGATCTGCTCAGACTTTTAAGaattatttaaatttctgtcatgttctgtttgttcacaGTGAATTAAGCAAACCTTTGCTTCCTGTGGGAAGAGCTGGGATCTTGATCTCTGAAATACTGCTCATACTATGCAAACAAATGGTAAGAAACACTTCAGTCTGTTCTTCACTCTTTTTTCCTGTTACCTGTTCTCATTATGAAGCAGGTGGATTATAACCAGTGACTCAGCTGTAGATATCACATAGATTATTGACTTGTATACAAtctatattgaaatatttttactgTTGCACTGCACTGGAGTTCACTGTagcatcttttttttgtattattcattcagtgttattattataattctgTTATAATTATTGTAAAccagtaaaatgaaaaatgtcattGAAATCAACTAGGCTGATTTGATCTTTTAATTAGAAGCAAATATTTTCTAATTCATTAAGTAAGtttatgaatgaaatatttctCCCTGCTGTAAATTAGACGTAATAGAAAAGACATTTCAGAGCATAGGTTTGTGACGTTGTCCGGTGTCATCTCCACAGGGCCATCGTACTGTGGCTTCTCTGTGGGAAGAATCAGGCCTCAACTGGACTGACCTTCTGCCGGAGGAAGAGGATGTCCAGGCTTTCATCTCACAACAGGTCAGTGATGAAGGTCAACACTCATCAAGGCTCAAGAAATATCAATGGCGGGAAACCCTCTGTTACCAtctatcagctgtttgaagacttTTTAACTAATTGAGACAAATAAgaactttctaatgttttttgtattgtttccaCGCCATCTTTCTCTTCTATACTTCCTCACCATATCAATGTTGTCTCCACTCGAACAGAAACTCCAGTTTCTTCAGCCACAGAGTCCGAGtgtctcagagcacaaacctgagccagagtgcagcagtgtccgagagcctggtgagacgcacgtcactgtccaacaccggacagacaggacgacaatactgacacattcactctctgccattaatcacactgttgtgactgtggttgtttatttctcatgttaaaggagatatgaccagtcaaagtcagattaCCCTATAATCATCTTGGAAAGCCcatatctccattaattaggatctgtgatatgacaaatttcatgtgtttctcatgtgaccaaatcagcacattcaatttcattaagatctgtaactgtttggcccatttcacattacttatatgtgaagaactgttaagtgtaaatattaccttttgctgattgaattctgaagacatgtattcatctgtacttttccttcttccagatgatgcGCCAAACATGCAGGCCAACCCACCTGAAGCGGCCAACTCAAGTGAGCGTCCCTCAGCCAAGGAACCAGCCTCTTCTCACTTGTCCTCAGTCGAGGAGCTGAAACCCTCTTTGGTGCTACCTCAGACTCTGAACACAGACAAGCCTCTCTTAGACGCCCCTGGAACTCTGGCTGCCTTGTCTCTAGCAGCCCCCACGGCTTTGAACAGCCTTGCAGAGtcagagactgagctggagacagccgcCGTTGAGCCTTCTCTCATGCCCCCCCCTTCACTACAGCCCCAAGCCTCTAGTCCTGCTTACAGAGAGGCCGCCTCTGAAACTTTGCCTGCTGACACCACTCCTCAACAGAACCCCAACTTCGAAGCCAGGACAACTctgggaaggtatgagatgacaacgctgtctgatttgaaggatcctgttggtgttaggtttctctgaaacatgaggagagtgtctgtgattctgatatttatctctactgctagcaggatatttataactctgattaactagtttcctttgacttaaaaaatccgttttgttattagggttttatttcgcttctgtttaggtcactgataataatttgtagtattttccaaattggttgaaaagcttgatattcagaatttctcatttacactgacatccttcctgactctttgtttattcgtcccccaccacTCGTAGCCGTACAGGCAGGAAGcgcaggaagaacagaaagcgCAGCGCAAAGCCGCTGAGCTCTGCACCGTCTCAGCCGGATCTGTTCACCAGGGGAAGCAGctcaaaggagctgctggagagtccaaccCCGGAGGAGCCGCCAAGAGACAGCGAGCCAGAGGGAGCTGTGCCTAGGAGACTGAAtgtctcagagcacaaacctgagccagagggcagcagtgtctCTAGTCCTGCTTACAGAGAGGCCGCCCCTGAAACTTTGCCTTCTGCCACCACTCCTCAACAGGACCCCAACTTCGAAGCCAAATGTGTGAAGGTATGAAAAGTGAAATCAACCAGTCTCTGCGAGTTAGTggtaaaaatcctgaagggcAGACAGAGTGGGGCTAAATTACACCTAGTTGTAAAGTAactgaatataattatatttcggaccttgaagctaatgttggtccacgactgttggtaagatctcatcaatacaattcctggatccacctgtgctcCAAAATGTTACGGTTTCCTCCCTGGGTCCACAAATATTCATGGAAATCATTTCAGTAGCTTTtgatgaatcctgctgaca is a window encoding:
- the LOC128430614 gene encoding eukaryotic translation initiation factor 4 gamma 3, whose protein sequence is MDDVFNYLVLSQLKEMLNISTKPEATEEEPVASSTKEAEIKEGDSKAAAGDAGPTENGEQKADDEAGEEKERKGTEKKFFQRTQIQTARPTIPTNTSSKQPVSQTPLAVYPTSQPIMKSRAPMPFPSLRAAQQLSSSQPPEPRPQPQKQSQQPQQQQPLTKGASHTKPGPDRADPSGKRKTYDRAFQLSFKPACIQKPEGLPPISDVVLNKLKNLGVRRPPPRKIIMGLSLHDDVQLKKSENAWKPGMKRESLPAEPESNKTQDLFKKVRSILNKLTPEKFSQLVKQVWDLTIDTEERLKGVIDLVFEKAIDEPSFSVAYGNMCRCLATLKVPITDAPNNTVNFQKLLLSRCQKEFEKDKVDDVVFERKQKELDSAASVSTERDRLQVELQVAKDIARRRSISNIKFIGELFKLKMLTEAIMHDCVVKLLGNHDEDSLECLCRLLTTIGKDFDLAKAKPRMDHYFKQMEKIIREGKTSSRTRFMLQDTIDLRLHKWVSRRANQGPKTIDQIHKEAKLEEEEEQRKVQQQLYFKDTRRRPEQRDPQVQGEETWNTVPMRKNGRTIDPNKIPKISKMDEKIQLGPRAQVTWVKGSGGGAKANDSELSSTAVLNRFSVLQFDPSPQPSTTPPQNPDFDAGTTHGSRSRTEKKSSNKPLISAPSVTEVESEPERSRVREPVKPEPVQTIEKPARSEEEIERKCKSIIDEFLHLKDFKEAVQCVVELDLGSQLHIFIRVGVESTLERSQITRDHLGQLLFQLAQKGILPKPQFYKGFADTLEQADDMAIDVPHIWLYLAELLSPVLKEGGFSMRELFSELSKPLLPVGRAGILISEILLILCKQMGHRTVASLWEESGLNWTDLLPEEEDVQAFISQQKLQFLQPQNDAPNMQANPPEAANSSERPSAKEPASSHLSSVEELKPSLVLPQTLNTDKPLLDAPGTLAALSLAAPTALNSLAESETELETAAVEPSLMPPPSLQPQASSPAYREAASETLPADTTPQQNPNFEARTTLGSRTGRKRRKNRKRSAKPLSSAPSQPDLFTRGSSSKELLESPTPEEPPRDSEPEGAVPRRLNVSEHKPEPEGSSVSSPAYREAAPETLPSATTPQQDPNFEAKCVKENLAESHLSSSPYLRALMTAVCKAAVKNNTNCRVHTALIQKRLPVLLQYRNSESERQLHALQELQSLIVALDHPPNLLKIFFECMYDEDTFCKSGTRKDPANQLDKGVALKTVTAFFTWLREAEAEEEDN